The sequence AAGACGCAGGTGCAGAAGTCAGATTGCTGAAAGTGAAGGAGACGGCTCCGGCCGCAGCGATCGAGTCGAATGCCGCTTGGAAAAAGCACCATGAGGAAACGAAGGATATTCCCGAAGTGACCCCCGAGGATCTCGAATGGGCGGACTCCATCATCTTCAGCATCCCGACCCGGTTCGGCAACATCCCGGGTCAGGTACAGAGTTTCATCGACACGCTGGGCGGTCTGTGGGCACAGGGGAAACTGGCGGACAAAGCTGTCAGCGCCATGTCATCCGCACAGAATGAGCACGGCGGCCAGGAGGCGACCATCCTGTCCCTCTATACGACGATGTATCACTGGGGCGCGATCGTCGCGGCACCGGGCTATACGGACCCCGTCCTGTTCGCAGCAGGCGGGAACCCATATGGCACAAGCGTGGCCGTCGACCAGGCCGGTGAAATGAAAACCGACCGCAAGGCGATCCAGGAAGCGGTCGCCCATCAGGCGAAGCGCACCGTCCGCGTGGCGGAAGCCCTCCAGCATATGAAGTGAAAGAAAAACCGCCGTTCCGGTAAAGGAGCGGCGGTTTGCTATTTGACGAGCAGCACCGGGCAGGACACCCGTTTCATGACTTTGTGGCTGACACTGCCGAGCAGCATCTCCTGCAAAGCGTTCAGTCCCCGGCTGCCGATGACCACTAAATCCGTATTCTCGGCATGCGCAAAGTTGATGATCTCCGCAGCAGGATCGCCGTGGAGGATGTGGATCCGGTAAGGTGCCGCGTATTCCTGCAAAATCTTTTCGATCGGCAGGACCTGCTTTTTTCGTGCCGCCTCGAGCGCCTCTCTGCTTGGCGCATGCAGAACAGCTTCTTTCGCCTTGTCGAAGTCAGCGACGAACAGGATGGTGATGAGACTGTCATCCGAACAGTTCGCAATCCGAGCCGCCTCGCGTGCGGCACGGAGAGAGTTGTCAGAGCCATCGGTCGCGAGCAGGATGTTCGTGTACATGCACATCACCTCTTTCATCTGTCTGAAGTCAGGCGTCCAGTCCGCGCAGCAGACGCCTGCCAGAGTCCCCGAGTCCTTTCAGTTCCACATGGACACCGCGGAGCCGGTACGCGTCCGTCAGTTTGGAAACAGCAACAGCGGCGGAATCATCCCACACTTGGGAATCGGTGAAATCGAGGATGACCGTATCTGCCGTTTCCTCCATTTTAAACGAATTCTGGAAAGTTTCAACGGATGCGAAAAATAATTGGCCTTTGATTGCATAACGGACGGCGGATGGCTCGGCGATCCGGACGACTTCGATCTTCGAAATCTTTGCGA comes from Sporosarcina trichiuri and encodes:
- a CDS encoding universal stress protein is translated as MYTNILLATDGSDNSLRAAREAARIANCSDDSLITILFVADFDKAKEAVLHAPSREALEAARKKQVLPIEKILQEYAAPYRIHILHGDPAAEIINFAHAENTDLVVIGSRGLNALQEMLLGSVSHKVMKRVSCPVLLVK
- the wrbA gene encoding NAD(P)H:quinone oxidoreductase, giving the protein MVKTAVVYYSSTGTNHQLAEWAAEAAKDAGAEVRLLKVKETAPAAAIESNAAWKKHHEETKDIPEVTPEDLEWADSIIFSIPTRFGNIPGQVQSFIDTLGGLWAQGKLADKAVSAMSSAQNEHGGQEATILSLYTTMYHWGAIVAAPGYTDPVLFAAGGNPYGTSVAVDQAGEMKTDRKAIQEAVAHQAKRTVRVAEALQHMK